GCCCCCATCCTCGTCACTCTGGGCCCCCCTCAAAAGGTAGTGACCATAAATCCCAAAATGGGAGTCCACACCCGCCTCACCGATGAAGTGGAAGAATGGAAAATAAAACGCACCCTCCAGATGGTTCGGGAAATGGGCGCCCCGTGGATTGTGGAATATTTCCCCTGGGCCTACCATGAACCCAGGAAAGGCTTCTTCAACTGGGACCACGCCGATATGGTGGTTGAGCACGCTTTGAACCAGGGCCTCACCGTTATAGCCAGATTGGGGTTCGTGCCCCAGTGGGCTCGCCCAAAAGAATCCGCATTCTCTTACCTGGATGAAAAAAACTTTGAAGACTTTGGAGACTTCGTCTACGCCTTCGTGGACCACTTTCGGGGAAAAATCAACTACATTATCATCTGGAACGAACCCAATATCAGCCTGGAATGGGGATACCGCCCTGTGGACCCCGAAGCCTATACCAGGCTCTTGAAAATTGCTTACCGGCGCGCCAGAGAGGCCGACCCTGAAATTAAAGTGCTGGCAGGAGCTTTAGCTCCAACCCTCGCCCCACCCGGAGACCCATGGGGAATGAACGACTTGGAATACCTGAGAAGGATGTATCAAGCTGGGGCTAAGGATCACTTTGACATTCTGGCCGTCCATTCCTACGGCTGGACCTTTCCCCCCGATGATCCACCGGCACCGGATAAGATCAACTTCCGCCGGGTTGAACTCCTGCGTCAGATAATGG
This is a stretch of genomic DNA from Anaerolineae bacterium. It encodes these proteins:
- a CDS encoding beta-galactosidase, whose protein sequence is MKSLQTLTKLAKQPFLWRGLIAFILLWWAIKPAPILVTLGPPQKVVTINPKMGVHTRLTDEVEEWKIKRTLQMVREMGAPWIVEYFPWAYHEPRKGFFNWDHADMVVEHALNQGLTVIARLGFVPQWARPKESAFSYLDEKNFEDFGDFVYAFVDHFRGKINYIIIWNEPNISLEWGYRPVDPEAYTRLLKIAYRRAREADPEIKVLAGALAPTLAPPGDPWGMNDLEYLRRMYQAGAKDHFDILAVHSYGWTFPPDDPPAPDKINFRRVELLRQIMVENGDAHKPIIITEGGWNDHPRWSKAVRPAQRIHYTIRAYEIALKEWEWCLALCIWAFRYPWATHTYQDYFTFVAVDFTPKPIYFEVQRYARGELAEEKSP